One region of Pseudoalteromonas galatheae genomic DNA includes:
- a CDS encoding potassium channel family protein: protein MLNFNKSAEQLWSMPPHEFNEWRANNDLPKLFSYLKELLPSFSDWLESLPFGMDVVLRIVPTGAIFRGKNKVVIRRTEYSQHDLIECYEGTENEAKQWWQKRQSDIEILGEIEPYFKWAKRELGRKRFFIWDQLNKQTSDKFIRGSCTGINVPGCVTHAHLFRDYTLLKLGQVCLGSSASIGGKNLDFCDLDFLIIKGDMHGYGSTWKTISYSSFRELTFENASVHFYTFHECWLGKLFVKDSKLQDFYFEKTNISELYFENSNIYKIGFKDSRIKPFIKYTEMREVTFQPSKSVEPSEIAITYRMFRAAYQNNGLTKEASECYFKEKTFERKSFFHPYHIDRQSFTGIIFDGRISKVLDLYTSGWSDLSGLPSLINKALASKLKKYIRPKSLLSLLKYRFKWLVSMVNNMVWGYGERPLRIMLFAVFVISLYAGVYNSVDWVDKDGNSYDLSLFDSFYYSVVTFSTLGYGDITPNTEVLKVLAGSEALIGALTIGLLIAGFSNKNRY, encoded by the coding sequence ATGTTGAATTTTAACAAAAGTGCTGAGCAGCTATGGTCAATGCCGCCACATGAATTTAACGAATGGCGAGCAAATAATGACTTGCCAAAACTATTTAGCTACTTAAAAGAACTTCTTCCTAGTTTTAGTGATTGGCTGGAAAGCTTACCCTTTGGTATGGATGTGGTACTTCGAATTGTGCCAACAGGAGCCATCTTTAGAGGAAAGAACAAAGTCGTTATTCGAAGAACAGAATATTCTCAGCATGACTTGATTGAATGTTACGAGGGTACAGAGAACGAAGCTAAGCAATGGTGGCAAAAACGGCAAAGTGATATTGAAATACTAGGTGAAATCGAACCTTATTTCAAGTGGGCTAAAAGAGAACTAGGAAGAAAGCGTTTTTTTATATGGGACCAACTTAATAAGCAAACTTCAGATAAGTTTATTCGAGGATCATGCACTGGGATCAACGTTCCAGGATGTGTAACTCACGCCCACCTTTTTAGAGATTATACACTTTTGAAATTGGGACAGGTCTGTTTAGGTAGTAGCGCGTCAATAGGAGGTAAAAACCTTGACTTTTGTGACTTAGACTTCCTAATAATAAAAGGTGATATGCATGGGTATGGTTCAACATGGAAAACTATAAGTTATTCTTCCTTCAGAGAGCTCACATTCGAAAATGCATCTGTACACTTTTATACTTTTCATGAATGCTGGCTTGGTAAGTTGTTCGTAAAAGATTCTAAGCTTCAAGATTTTTATTTTGAAAAAACCAATATAAGTGAATTGTATTTCGAAAATTCAAATATTTATAAGATTGGTTTTAAAGATTCAAGAATTAAACCTTTTATTAAATATACAGAGATGAGAGAAGTAACTTTTCAACCTAGTAAAAGTGTTGAGCCTTCAGAAATAGCTATTACCTACAGAATGTTTAGAGCAGCCTATCAGAACAACGGCCTAACGAAAGAAGCATCCGAGTGTTACTTCAAAGAAAAAACATTTGAAAGAAAGTCTTTCTTTCATCCTTATCACATAGATCGTCAGAGTTTTACGGGTATTATTTTTGATGGAAGAATTAGTAAAGTATTGGATTTGTACACTAGTGGCTGGTCTGATTTATCAGGTCTTCCTTCTTTAATCAATAAAGCCCTAGCCTCAAAATTAAAAAAATATATAAGACCTAAGTCACTATTATCCTTGTTAAAGTATCGGTTTAAGTGGCTTGTTTCTATGGTTAATAATATGGTTTGGGGATACGGTGAGAGACCTCTAAGGATAATGCTCTTTGCGGTATTTGTTATATCTTTATATGCGGGTGTTTATAATTCAGTAGACTGGGTTGATAAAGATGGTAATAGTTATGATTTGAGTCTTTTTGATAGTTTTTACTATTCAGTCGTTACATTTAGCACTCTTGGATATGGCGACATAACTCCTAATACGGAAGTTTTGAAAGTTTTGGCTGGTTCTGAAGCTTTGATTGGTGCTTTGACTATAGGCTTACTGATCGCTGGATTTTCTAATAAAAACAGATACTAA
- the ltrA gene encoding group II intron reverse transcriptase/maturase, whose protein sequence is MSYLHNYTPQPCGSDMQRNAVQSTFNFDLFGHVLSNDNLQRAWKQVKANKGAAGVDGMKIAQFIDWAKQHWQQCKAQLENGTYRPQPVKRVEIDKPDGGKRQLGIPTVVDRVIQQAITQVLSPIIDNTFSDNSFGFRPNRNGQQAVKQVQQIIKSKRNIAVDVDLSKFFDRVNHDLLMRNLSRHVKDKRLIKLIGRYLRAGIDDNGTLIPSLEGVPQGGPLSPLLSNIMLDDLDKELEQRGHQFARYADDFIILIKSKRAGERVLASVTRFLETKLKLLVNTDKSQVVKTTQSKFLGFTFKRGAIKWHDKTLHKFKRQVRILTNRNWGVSMQYQLFKLSQYLSGWINYFGIANAYQQCVDLDHWIRRRIRMCYWRQWRKPRTKVRNLMKRGVHVQAAVACGITSKGPWRSSKTPGIQQALSLNYLKNEGLYSLRDGWIKVHYPNG, encoded by the coding sequence ATGTCTTACTTACATAACTATACGCCACAGCCCTGTGGTTCTGATATGCAGCGTAATGCAGTGCAATCAACCTTCAACTTTGATTTATTCGGACACGTTTTATCAAACGATAACCTTCAACGCGCATGGAAGCAGGTTAAAGCCAACAAAGGCGCAGCGGGTGTGGATGGTATGAAAATAGCCCAATTTATCGACTGGGCAAAACAACACTGGCAACAGTGCAAAGCTCAACTCGAAAATGGGACTTATCGTCCTCAGCCGGTCAAACGCGTTGAAATTGATAAACCCGATGGTGGAAAGCGGCAACTCGGAATACCCACCGTGGTCGACCGAGTTATCCAGCAAGCCATTACTCAGGTTTTATCGCCCATCATTGATAACACATTTTCAGATAACAGCTTTGGTTTTCGTCCTAACCGTAACGGCCAACAAGCTGTGAAGCAAGTTCAACAAATCATTAAATCTAAACGCAATATTGCGGTAGATGTCGATTTGTCAAAGTTCTTTGACCGAGTCAATCACGACTTATTGATGCGAAATTTATCACGTCATGTCAAAGATAAACGCTTGATCAAACTCATTGGCCGTTATCTCAGAGCTGGAATTGATGACAATGGCACGCTAATTCCGAGTTTAGAAGGAGTACCGCAAGGCGGCCCTCTTTCTCCTTTATTATCCAACATTATGTTGGATGATTTAGACAAAGAATTGGAGCAACGAGGTCACCAATTTGCCCGTTACGCTGATGATTTTATAATCTTAATAAAATCAAAACGTGCGGGCGAACGTGTACTTGCCAGCGTTACTCGGTTCCTTGAAACTAAACTCAAATTGCTTGTTAACACGGATAAAAGTCAGGTGGTTAAAACCACACAAAGTAAATTCTTAGGGTTTACCTTTAAACGTGGTGCAATCAAATGGCATGACAAAACCCTGCATAAATTTAAGCGACAGGTACGCATTCTAACTAACCGTAATTGGGGCGTGAGCATGCAATATCAGTTGTTTAAATTAAGCCAATATCTAAGCGGATGGATCAATTATTTTGGTATTGCAAACGCATACCAGCAATGTGTTGACCTAGACCACTGGATAAGGCGCAGGATCAGGATGTGCTACTGGCGACAATGGCGAAAACCGAGAACTAAAGTGAGAAACCTGATGAAGCGTGGAGTTCATGTGCAAGCAGCCGTTGCCTGTGGCATCACAAGTAAAGGGCCTTGGCGCAGTTCCAAAACACCCGGTATTCAACAGGCTTTAAGCTTAAATTATCTGAAAAACGAGGGACTATATTCACTCAGAGACGGATGGATAAAAGTGCATTACCCAAACGGGTAA
- a CDS encoding IS110 family RNA-guided transposase, with protein sequence MTKHNILFIGLDTHKEFIEVAYIEDNRGAQPIHFGRIYSSKVTIKKLIRQFESKYPNTTLHFVYEAGPCGYWIYRLITSLGHCCYVVAPSLIPKKPGERVKTDKRDALKLAKLLKSEDLTPIYVPEPEDEAIRDLSRAREVAMKDLKDAKYQLKAMLLRNNINYAGTANWSLKHLRWLTELVLPHPAQQIVLQEFIQTINERTARLERLDNELSHHVYQWRYYPVVKAIQAMRGVRLLVAAGIVSELGDLTRFDHPRKLMSYLGLVPSEHSSGGKRHIGAITKCGNGRARRLLVEGAHSYRHAANISTELQKRQEGLPKQLIDIAWKAQLRLCKRYKKLINKGKHYNLVVTAIAREMIAYIWAIAKQVVLSPVNPKLRLSRVPA encoded by the coding sequence ATGACTAAACATAACATACTTTTCATTGGCTTAGATACTCATAAAGAGTTCATTGAAGTTGCCTATATTGAAGACAATCGAGGTGCACAACCCATTCATTTCGGTCGTATTTATTCATCTAAAGTCACTATTAAAAAGCTTATCAGACAATTTGAATCTAAATACCCTAACACTACGCTCCATTTCGTTTATGAGGCTGGCCCCTGCGGTTACTGGATTTATCGGTTAATCACTAGTCTTGGTCATTGCTGCTATGTGGTTGCCCCTTCTCTCATTCCTAAAAAACCTGGCGAGCGTGTAAAAACTGACAAACGTGATGCACTTAAACTAGCTAAATTACTTAAGTCTGAAGACTTAACCCCTATTTATGTACCTGAGCCGGAAGATGAAGCTATTCGTGATTTATCTCGTGCTCGAGAAGTTGCGATGAAAGATTTAAAAGATGCAAAGTACCAGCTAAAAGCAATGCTTCTTCGCAACAACATTAACTATGCTGGCACAGCAAACTGGTCTCTCAAACACTTACGTTGGCTCACAGAGCTGGTATTGCCACATCCTGCACAACAAATCGTTTTACAAGAGTTTATTCAAACCATAAACGAGCGAACTGCACGATTGGAGCGACTCGACAATGAGCTCTCTCATCATGTTTATCAATGGCGTTACTACCCTGTAGTTAAAGCAATCCAAGCTATGCGCGGCGTTCGCTTACTCGTGGCCGCTGGTATTGTCTCTGAGCTTGGTGATTTAACCCGCTTCGACCATCCGCGAAAACTCATGAGTTATCTTGGGCTCGTTCCGAGTGAACACTCGAGTGGTGGTAAAAGGCATATTGGCGCAATTACTAAATGTGGCAATGGTCGTGCAAGGCGCTTATTAGTCGAAGGTGCTCACAGTTACCGTCATGCAGCCAACATATCGACTGAGTTACAAAAACGACAAGAAGGCTTACCAAAGCAACTTATTGATATTGCATGGAAAGCACAATTAAGGCTCTGTAAACGTTATAAAAAGCTTATAAATAAAGGCAAGCATTACAACCTCGTTGTCACCGCCATTGCCCGTGAAATGATTGCTTATATCTGGGCAATCGCAAAACAGGTTGTGCTCTCACCGGTAAATCCCAAATTAAGATTATCCAGAGTACCAGCTTAA
- a CDS encoding pPIWI-associating nuclease domain-containing protein, which produces MDRLREQYQERINSVLLDGFEKELLDSAFANLLTPNPLRLNNFAYALRELTRHVLHRLAPDDELRQCQWFAPDKTSSTGITRKHRIKFAIQGGLSDFYVTKKLCIDEIDEVSSELIAIINRLSGFTHIEEATFKSSIEETERTADECLSATLDFVNKIDELRTEVADKLFDDIDGVLIDRINSESVVELMEISTHQYIEEITAEKIHVVKIGVNSLEMHVEGSIGANLMYGSASDRRKGDGAEIPASFPVYSEMEVLFKQPLGSSINLNRFSVDISSWYE; this is translated from the coding sequence ATGGATCGATTGAGAGAGCAATACCAAGAAAGAATTAACAGTGTCCTTCTTGATGGTTTTGAGAAAGAGTTATTGGACTCTGCCTTTGCTAACCTTTTGACACCAAACCCACTTAGATTAAACAACTTTGCTTACGCTCTGCGCGAACTGACAAGGCATGTTTTGCACCGATTAGCGCCAGATGATGAGCTTCGGCAATGCCAATGGTTTGCGCCGGATAAAACATCATCTACAGGGATTACTCGAAAACATCGCATTAAATTTGCGATTCAAGGTGGCCTTTCTGATTTCTATGTAACGAAAAAACTTTGCATTGATGAGATAGATGAGGTTTCAAGCGAATTGATAGCTATCATCAATCGTCTAAGTGGATTTACACACATAGAAGAAGCAACATTTAAAAGTTCAATAGAAGAGACGGAAAGAACCGCAGATGAATGCCTTTCAGCAACTCTTGATTTTGTAAACAAGATTGATGAGCTGAGAACAGAAGTTGCGGATAAGCTCTTCGATGATATCGATGGCGTTTTGATTGACAGAATAAACAGCGAATCGGTTGTTGAGTTAATGGAAATATCGACCCACCAGTACATTGAGGAAATAACAGCGGAAAAAATTCATGTTGTTAAGATCGGCGTAAACTCTCTGGAAATGCACGTCGAGGGGAGTATTGGCGCGAACTTAATGTATGGGTCAGCATCCGATCGGCGTAAAGGAGATGGGGCTGAAATTCCAGCTTCGTTTCCCGTTTACAGTGAAATGGAAGTTCTATTTAAACAACCATTGGGTAGCTCTATTAACCTTAATAGATTCAGCGTAGATATTTCGAGTTGGTATGAGTAA
- a CDS encoding IS3 family transposase (programmed frameshift), which produces MRKSKFTETQIVSMIKEAESGIPVPEICRKHGIGQSTFYKWRSKYGGMEASDIKRLKELEEENRKLKDMFATLSLKHSMLEDIIGKKAVKTSRRRAWVEHLRAQFNVSVAFACEVAGLSRSVFYYKHKRPLDDEVIDALLALVERHPRWGLPKLFKRLRNKGKPWNKKRVERVYNMLKLNLRRKGKRRVPTRTPEPLSAPTQHNESWSMDFMSDALSYGHRFRTLNVLDDFNRQALAIEVDTSLTSERVIRTLQQIIAWRGKPKQIRADNGPEFTSTALEDWAMKNDIKLEFIEPGSPYQNGFVERFNRSYREEVLDLYLFESLQEVREITDEWLDIYNYERPHDSLGDMTPIGYLEAA; this is translated from the exons ATGAGAAAAAGCAAGTTCACCGAAACCCAAATTGTCAGCATGATCAAAGAAGCTGAGTCAGGTATTCCTGTACCAGAAATCTGCCGTAAACATGGCATCGGCCAAAGTACATTTTACAAATGGCGCTCAAAATATGGCGGTATGGAAGCGTCTGATATTAAACGCCTCAAAGAGCTTGAAGAAGAAAACCGTAAGCTAAAAGATATGTTTGCAACGCTTAGCCTAAAGCACTCGATGCTTGAGGATATCATCG GCAAAAAAGCTGTAAAAACAAGTAGGCGCAGAGCTTGGGTAGAGCATTTAAGAGCTCAATTTAACGTCAGCGTCGCATTTGCTTGTGAAGTGGCAGGGCTAAGCCGCTCAGTTTTTTATTACAAACATAAACGGCCGTTAGATGATGAAGTTATCGACGCATTACTTGCGCTGGTAGAGCGCCATCCTAGGTGGGGGCTGCCTAAGCTATTCAAAAGGCTTCGCAATAAAGGTAAGCCGTGGAATAAAAAGCGTGTTGAACGCGTTTACAACATGCTAAAACTAAACTTGAGACGTAAGGGGAAGCGCCGTGTTCCAACAAGAACACCTGAACCATTAAGTGCACCGACACAACATAATGAATCGTGGTCAATGGACTTTATGAGTGACGCATTAAGCTATGGACATCGCTTTAGAACACTGAATGTGCTGGATGATTTCAACCGACAAGCACTGGCGATTGAGGTCGATACAAGCTTAACTTCTGAACGCGTTATTAGAACGCTACAACAAATTATTGCTTGGCGAGGAAAACCAAAGCAGATTAGAGCGGACAATGGCCCAGAATTTACTTCAACGGCACTCGAAGATTGGGCAATGAAAAATGACATCAAGTTGGAATTTATAGAGCCTGGCAGTCCTTACCAAAATGGTTTTGTTGAAAGGTTTAATCGGAGTTACCGTGAAGAAGTGCTAGATTTATACTTGTTTGAGTCACTTCAAGAAGTACGTGAAATCACTGATGAGTGGTTAGATATTTACAATTATGAGCGACCACATGATTCACTTGGCGATATGACACCAATTGGTTACCTTGAGGCTGCATAA
- the yghU gene encoding glutathione-dependent disulfide-bond oxidoreductase — MSTSGYTPPKVWQWPWQSGDGSKFANINRPTAGARFEKSLPQGKHPLQLYSLATPNGVKVTILLEELLAAGVKEAEYDAFLINIMEGEQFSSGFVALNPNSKIPALLDTSTKEPTKIFESGSILLYLAEKFQKFIPQDPTKRTECLNWLFWQMGAAPLLGGGFGHFYAYAPEHYEYPINRYTMEVKRQLDLLNQHLATREYICGDEYTIADMAIWPWYGVLAQGHLYDAAEFLDVNGYEHVIRWAGLIASRDAVKRGKMVNRTWGEPHEQLHERHDASDFDTSTQDKLEP; from the coding sequence ATGAGTACATCGGGTTATACCCCACCTAAAGTTTGGCAGTGGCCATGGCAAAGTGGCGATGGTAGTAAATTCGCAAATATCAACCGCCCTACTGCAGGCGCAAGATTCGAAAAGTCCCTACCGCAAGGCAAACACCCGTTACAACTCTACTCCCTAGCAACCCCAAACGGCGTGAAAGTGACTATCTTGCTAGAAGAGCTTTTAGCAGCCGGGGTAAAAGAAGCAGAATATGATGCCTTTTTAATTAATATCATGGAAGGTGAGCAATTTAGCTCAGGGTTCGTTGCACTTAATCCAAATTCTAAGATCCCCGCGTTATTAGATACCAGCACCAAGGAACCTACCAAAATCTTTGAGTCTGGCTCAATTTTGCTTTATTTAGCTGAAAAGTTCCAAAAGTTCATTCCACAAGATCCCACAAAACGCACCGAGTGCCTCAACTGGTTATTTTGGCAAATGGGGGCTGCGCCGCTTCTTGGTGGTGGATTTGGCCACTTCTATGCCTACGCACCCGAGCACTACGAATATCCAATCAACCGCTACACGATGGAAGTGAAGCGCCAACTGGATTTACTGAATCAACACCTAGCTACAAGAGAATATATTTGTGGCGATGAATACACTATCGCGGATATGGCGATCTGGCCGTGGTATGGCGTGCTAGCCCAAGGACACCTATATGATGCGGCAGAGTTTTTAGACGTCAATGGCTATGAACATGTGATCCGCTGGGCTGGACTCATCGCCTCAAGAGATGCGGTCAAACGCGGAAAAATGGTAAATAGAACATGGGGAGAACCTCATGAGCAGCTTCATGAAAGACACGACGCCAGCGACTTTGATACCAGCACCCAAGACAAACTAGAACCATAA
- a CDS encoding multidrug effflux MFS transporter gives MTQSNSKALIFILALLVIFCPLGIDLYLPAFVDMQSSLQVSESQIQQTVSIYMLAVGLGQLIAGPLADKYGRKPIALVGIILFALGAIMASYASTWPLMMVARVLQGLGACATFVSAFAIVRDSFGHKGSGQMITYLNGIVCFIPALAPILGAWLTVEFGWQSNFSFLFGFAVLGLILVSLIYKETRPEDTHYSGHILDLRRFKPMLSSSTFLYNAALTMLGMAAMLVFVISAPGWIMAKMGGSVSDFTFWFTGNAALSIVASFVAPHFIKRNSQKSLTFGLAVFSFSGLLLLALPQTEIAHFVLPMYMASIGFAFTIGAAAGKALSGFAKQAGAASALIGVLQMSGAGVLATMTQPLALDAPMQLALHLLLALPFLLLLATKHRHQLHSAA, from the coding sequence ATGACCCAATCAAACTCAAAAGCACTGATTTTTATTCTCGCTTTACTTGTTATCTTTTGCCCTTTAGGTATCGATCTCTATCTACCTGCATTTGTGGATATGCAGTCCAGTCTTCAAGTATCGGAAAGCCAAATTCAACAAACAGTGAGTATCTATATGCTAGCTGTGGGTCTTGGGCAGTTGATAGCAGGTCCGCTTGCGGATAAATATGGTCGTAAGCCGATTGCGCTAGTTGGAATAATTTTATTTGCGCTTGGTGCTATAATGGCAAGCTATGCCTCCACTTGGCCACTCATGATGGTAGCTCGAGTGCTGCAAGGCTTGGGGGCGTGTGCTACTTTTGTCAGCGCCTTTGCCATTGTTCGTGATAGTTTTGGGCACAAAGGCAGTGGCCAAATGATCACTTACCTCAATGGTATTGTATGTTTTATCCCAGCGTTAGCGCCAATTTTAGGTGCATGGCTCACTGTCGAATTTGGCTGGCAGAGTAATTTTAGCTTTTTGTTTGGCTTTGCCGTTCTTGGCCTCATCTTAGTTTCTCTTATCTATAAAGAGACTCGCCCCGAAGATACACATTACAGCGGTCATATCCTAGATTTGAGACGTTTTAAGCCAATGCTCAGTAGCTCAACTTTTTTATACAATGCCGCCTTAACGATGCTTGGTATGGCAGCAATGCTGGTATTTGTGATCTCAGCTCCGGGGTGGATCATGGCAAAAATGGGCGGCAGTGTTTCCGACTTTACCTTTTGGTTTACTGGCAACGCGGCGTTGAGTATTGTCGCAAGTTTTGTTGCTCCCCACTTCATCAAACGCAATAGCCAAAAGTCATTAACTTTCGGTCTCGCCGTTTTTAGCTTTAGTGGTCTGTTGCTACTGGCTTTGCCACAAACTGAAATAGCGCATTTTGTACTGCCAATGTATATGGCATCAATTGGCTTTGCATTTACGATCGGAGCTGCGGCTGGTAAAGCGTTATCAGGGTTTGCTAAACAAGCAGGGGCGGCCTCAGCGTTGATTGGAGTATTACAGATGAGCGGTGCGGGTGTGCTTGCAACCATGACGCAACCACTGGCACTGGATGCCCCCATGCAACTTGCCTTGCACTTATTACTGGCGTTACCTTTCTTGCTATTACTAGCCACAAAGCATCGCCACCAGCTTCACAGCGCAGCTTAA
- a CDS encoding hotdog fold domain-containing protein: MSAPLLKIYKRMSWLPFGKWMFSKAVCRKAPYFGTIKPKITQLKPGVCRATIRNRKAIHNHIGTVHAIAQCNLAELCAGVMTDATIDHKTHRWIPKGMSVQYLAKAETDLHAVAQIEYPRAWQDKEELVVPVEVFNTTGEKVFHADINMYISAKRS; the protein is encoded by the coding sequence ATGTCTGCACCACTTTTAAAAATTTATAAAAGGATGAGTTGGTTGCCATTTGGTAAATGGATGTTCAGTAAGGCGGTATGTCGTAAAGCTCCTTACTTTGGTACCATCAAGCCTAAAATCACACAATTGAAGCCTGGCGTTTGTAGGGCGACCATTCGCAACCGTAAAGCCATTCATAACCACATAGGCACGGTTCATGCGATTGCACAGTGTAATCTTGCGGAGCTATGTGCTGGAGTCATGACAGACGCGACCATCGATCATAAGACCCATCGCTGGATCCCAAAGGGGATGTCAGTGCAATACTTAGCCAAAGCCGAGACCGATCTGCATGCCGTGGCGCAAATAGAGTACCCAAGAGCATGGCAAGATAAAGAAGAGTTAGTTGTACCGGTGGAGGTCTTTAATACTACAGGGGAGAAGGTATTCCACGCCGACATTAATATGTATATCAGCGCGAAAAGATCTTAA
- a CDS encoding bactofilin family protein, producing MFNSFKNQRNDVPAIIAHSTKVTGDIVCEGELQLDGTVHGNLDIEKLIIGNKGLVQGNIQANELTILGKVEGNIQAKQVTLLPSAQVFGNIEHETLTIEAGAHVDGKLTHRNERANNVTAIDSSGDQTINN from the coding sequence GTGTTTAACTCTTTTAAAAACCAACGAAACGACGTCCCAGCTATTATTGCTCATAGCACTAAAGTCACGGGCGATATTGTCTGTGAAGGTGAACTACAATTAGATGGCACCGTTCATGGTAACCTCGACATAGAAAAACTAATCATCGGCAATAAAGGTTTAGTACAAGGTAATATCCAAGCCAATGAGCTGACTATATTAGGCAAAGTGGAAGGTAATATTCAGGCTAAACAAGTCACGCTGCTTCCCAGCGCTCAAGTTTTTGGCAACATAGAACACGAAACCCTAACGATCGAAGCCGGTGCGCACGTCGATGGAAAACTAACACACCGTAATGAGCGAGCCAATAACGTCACGGCAATTGACTCTTCTGGTGATCAAACCATAAACAATTAA